CCTCACCGACACTAAAGATTTTCACTTTTCCGCCACCAGCTTTCCAGATCATTTTTTCGTCACGTTCGAGCTCCTCATGAACAGAGGATCCCTTCATGGCGATCATTTTTCCGCCGAGACGAACGAGAGGAAGTGACCACCCGGCAAGTTTCCCGAGAGGCGCAACCGCCCTAGATGTTGCGACGTCGACAAGCCCGAGCTGCTCGCGCACCGCTTTTTCCTCGGCGCGTCCACGAATAACGGTGACATTGTCGAGTTCAAGTTTTTCCTTCACTTCACAGAGGAATGCCGAGCGCTTAAGAAGCGGCTCAATCAAAGTGA
The sequence above is drawn from the Corynebacterium rouxii genome and encodes:
- the rsmG gene encoding 16S rRNA (guanine(527)-N(7))-methyltransferase RsmG: MKHEEIESIASQVFGENVDKAYVYHELLATDGSTRGFIGPREVPKLWSRHLLNCAVIGEAMDENIRVADIGSGAGLPGIPLAIARPDLTITLIEPLLKRSAFLCEVKEKLELDNVTVIRGRAEEKAVREQLGLVDVATSRAVAPLGKLAGWSLPLVRLGGKMIAMKGSSVHEELERDEKMIWKAGGGKVKIFSVGEVLDEPTTLISIRKVR